One region of Phaeobacter inhibens DSM 16374 genomic DNA includes:
- a CDS encoding ankyrin repeat domain-containing protein: MTKSLDQLRRDAKALRKAHHSHDTIAQQRIASQRPRKPGTPLRHADYLHVIARENGFPSWPALKFAAELLGMDLATKRQRLRRALYAGHFAIADQLLADSPALADGDFGLCLSLLRKADVLTALDQSTQHATALIGDVAPPLTILARSRWIHHAPELEADMLAIAEALLAAGADINLGAPVHDDSDHRLSPLYFAIGHADNMALGQWLLEQGANPDDGESLYHATELGHHDGLRMLLAHGAEPEGTNALLRAMDFHDVPAVQLLLDHGARVDAFDGRSVGGEAPWVVPALHQAARRMADREMITLLLDNGAALNRRFQGATPYAYARIFGNRDLAQLLAERGADTTLTPAEETLAAAAEGTFPGTMLTPEAIPEAYRDIIRQILHLPDKLDHIRRLVALGLDHDRPDSEGLTPVQVAGWEGVAEVLRYLLSLKPDLTHVNGYGGTLLSTILHGAEHCPQAAARDHIACLELALGEGIALPRRAMELTGVAEVAEFLMDWAEQYPGQVVDGGVV, from the coding sequence ATGACCAAATCTCTGGACCAACTGCGCCGCGACGCAAAGGCGCTGCGCAAAGCCCATCACTCCCACGACACAATCGCCCAGCAGCGGATTGCGAGCCAGCGACCACGCAAGCCCGGCACCCCACTGAGGCATGCCGACTATCTGCATGTGATCGCGCGGGAAAACGGATTTCCCTCCTGGCCTGCGCTTAAGTTCGCGGCGGAGCTGCTGGGGATGGATCTGGCCACCAAACGCCAGCGTCTGCGCCGGGCGCTCTACGCTGGTCATTTTGCGATTGCAGATCAGTTGCTCGCCGATAGCCCAGCACTCGCGGATGGCGATTTCGGCCTCTGTCTCAGCCTGCTGCGCAAGGCGGATGTGCTAACGGCGCTGGACCAGTCCACGCAGCATGCAACGGCGCTGATTGGCGATGTTGCACCACCGCTGACCATTCTGGCGCGCTCCAGATGGATCCATCACGCCCCGGAGCTGGAGGCGGATATGCTGGCAATCGCCGAGGCGCTTCTTGCGGCGGGCGCGGATATCAACCTTGGCGCGCCGGTGCATGACGACAGCGACCACCGCCTGTCGCCGCTTTATTTTGCGATTGGCCACGCCGACAATATGGCGCTGGGGCAATGGCTGCTGGAGCAGGGGGCCAATCCTGATGATGGCGAAAGCCTTTATCACGCGACCGAACTGGGGCACCACGACGGCTTGCGGATGCTGCTGGCGCATGGCGCGGAGCCGGAAGGCACCAACGCGCTGCTGCGGGCCATGGATTTTCACGACGTACCGGCGGTGCAGCTGTTGCTGGATCACGGTGCCAGGGTGGACGCCTTTGACGGGCGCTCTGTCGGCGGTGAGGCGCCTTGGGTGGTGCCCGCGCTGCATCAGGCTGCCCGCCGCATGGCCGACCGGGAGATGATCACGCTGCTGCTGGACAATGGCGCGGCGCTGAACCGCCGGTTTCAGGGCGCGACCCCCTATGCTTATGCGCGGATCTTCGGCAACCGCGATCTGGCGCAGCTCTTGGCAGAGCGGGGCGCGGACACAACCCTGACCCCGGCGGAGGAGACCCTGGCAGCAGCCGCAGAGGGGACGTTCCCGGGGACAATGCTGACGCCTGAGGCGATCCCGGAGGCCTACCGCGACATCATTCGCCAGATCCTTCATCTGCCCGACAAGCTGGATCATATCCGGCGGCTTGTCGCTCTCGGCCTTGACCATGATCGCCCTGACAGTGAGGGGCTCACCCCGGTTCAGGTCGCAGGCTGGGAAGGGGTGGCGGAGGTTCTGCGCTACCTGCTGAGCCTCAAGCCCGATCTCACCCATGTGAACGGCTATGGCGGCACGCTGCTGTCGACCATCCTGCATGGGGCGGAACACTGCCCTCAGGCCGCCGCGCGCGATCACATTGCCTGTCTGGAACTGGCGCTGGGCGAGGGCATTGCCCTGCCGCGCCGCGCGATGGAGCTGACAGGCGTGGCAGAGGTGGCGGAGTTTCTGATGGACTGGGCCGAGCAATACCCCGGGCAGGTTGTCGACGGCGGCGTCGTCTGA
- a CDS encoding antibiotic biosynthesis monooxygenase family protein, giving the protein MSAAAAQAEGGTVTLINVFEVPEGALQASIDYWKLSRDFLQTQPGYVSTALHQSIAPDAKFMLVNIAVWESAEAFKAASAKMMQTAGIAPVDGLNFTPGLYTVIETD; this is encoded by the coding sequence ATGAGCGCCGCCGCTGCACAGGCAGAGGGCGGTACTGTCACCTTGATCAACGTCTTTGAAGTTCCGGAAGGCGCTCTGCAGGCCTCGATCGATTATTGGAAATTGTCACGCGATTTTCTGCAAACCCAACCCGGATATGTCTCGACCGCTCTGCATCAGTCGATTGCGCCAGATGCCAAATTCATGCTGGTCAATATTGCGGTTTGGGAAAGCGCAGAGGCGTTCAAGGCAGCCTCGGCGAAGATGATGCAAACCGCAGGGATCGCGCCTGTAGACGGGCTGAACTTCACCCCCGGTCTCTACACGGTGATCGAAACCGACTGA
- a CDS encoding sterol desaturase family protein — MDKTPLKGWNHVPPVPIKVSPFFTWPPRPLEMVGWIWNSWFLITEKLILVAVAFMSFYWFQPPLAESREFAFDWIAQMYLRNLILMTAVAGGLHLYFYAFTKQGQRLRYDPRPLMKAGRQFKLGGQIRDNMFWTLASGVTVWTAYEVLMFWALANGYAPMLTFAAHPVWFVALFLLIPIWESFYFYWIHRLLHVPFLYKHVHALHHRNINVGPWSGLSMHPVEHLIFLGSVLIHWGVAAHPIHILFHLQYYALTAATTHTGFEGLLVKDKNRLALGTFHHQMHHRYFECNYGSLEIPWDKFFGSFHDGTIGADARIRERRKRLMKS; from the coding sequence ATGGACAAGACACCGCTCAAGGGCTGGAACCATGTTCCGCCTGTTCCGATCAAGGTATCCCCGTTTTTCACATGGCCGCCGCGGCCTCTGGAGATGGTTGGGTGGATCTGGAACTCCTGGTTTCTGATCACTGAAAAGCTGATCCTCGTCGCTGTCGCATTCATGTCCTTTTACTGGTTTCAGCCCCCTCTGGCGGAGAGCAGGGAGTTTGCATTTGACTGGATTGCGCAGATGTATCTGCGCAATCTTATCCTGATGACAGCTGTCGCCGGAGGGCTGCATCTCTATTTCTATGCCTTCACCAAACAGGGCCAGAGGCTGCGGTATGACCCGCGCCCCCTGATGAAGGCCGGACGCCAGTTCAAGTTAGGCGGGCAGATCCGGGACAATATGTTCTGGACCTTGGCAAGCGGCGTGACGGTCTGGACCGCCTATGAGGTCCTGATGTTCTGGGCGCTGGCCAATGGCTATGCGCCGATGCTGACCTTCGCGGCGCATCCGGTCTGGTTTGTGGCGTTGTTCCTGCTGATCCCGATCTGGGAGAGTTTCTATTTCTACTGGATCCATCGCCTGCTGCATGTGCCATTTCTCTACAAACACGTGCATGCGCTGCATCACCGAAACATCAATGTTGGTCCCTGGTCGGGGCTGTCCATGCACCCGGTTGAACATCTTATTTTTCTCGGCTCGGTATTGATCCATTGGGGTGTTGCGGCGCACCCGATCCATATCCTGTTTCATCTGCAATATTATGCGCTGACGGCCGCAACGACCCACACCGGTTTTGAGGGATTGCTGGTGAAGGACAAGAACCGGCTGGCCCTCGGGACGTTTCACCACCAGATGCACCATCGCTATTTTGAGTGTAACTATGGCTCGCTTGAAATTCCCTGGGACAAATTCTTCGGATCTTTTCATGACGGGACGATCGGGGCTGATGCGCGCATCCGGGAGCGTCGCAAGCGTTTGATGAAAAGCTGA
- a CDS encoding MYG1 family protein, with amino-acid sequence MTITHLVTHSGGFHADELLSSVILTRLFPDAELIRSRDAAWITPAAGRIIYDVGQAYDGEAQIFDHHQRPNPLREDGQPYSSFGLIWHHFGRDYLRGLDVPEADVDAIHHGFDQSFVLPVDLLDNGAIDPGVAGPLAGMTLPVLLETLKPVFDDRRDGADDQAFLAALPVARAFVEASIRGKAAKRRAETMVLQAIEGAGAGKVLELPMGMPFRSAVEKAGADHLLFVVHPRGSDWTLTTIRKSGDSFESRADLPAAWAGLMDEALEAASGVAGAKFCHNARFIAVARTREAIMDLANRAVQAVSQTSE; translated from the coding sequence ATGACCATCACCCATCTTGTGACCCATTCCGGCGGGTTTCATGCCGATGAACTTCTGTCCTCGGTGATCCTGACCCGCCTGTTCCCCGATGCGGAGCTGATACGCTCGCGGGATGCTGCATGGATCACGCCGGCGGCGGGGCGGATCATCTATGATGTGGGGCAGGCCTATGATGGGGAGGCGCAGATCTTCGACCATCACCAGCGCCCCAATCCCCTGCGCGAGGATGGCCAGCCCTACAGCTCCTTTGGTCTGATCTGGCATCATTTCGGGCGCGATTACCTCCGTGGTCTTGATGTGCCGGAGGCTGATGTCGACGCCATTCATCACGGTTTTGATCAGAGCTTCGTGCTGCCGGTGGATCTGCTGGACAATGGCGCGATTGATCCCGGTGTTGCCGGGCCTCTGGCGGGGATGACGCTGCCGGTGTTGCTGGAAACCCTGAAGCCGGTGTTTGATGACCGTCGCGATGGCGCGGATGATCAGGCGTTCCTTGCGGCGCTGCCGGTGGCGCGGGCCTTTGTCGAGGCCTCGATCCGGGGCAAGGCTGCGAAACGGCGGGCCGAGACCATGGTGCTTCAGGCGATTGAGGGGGCAGGTGCGGGCAAGGTGCTGGAGCTGCCGATGGGCATGCCCTTCCGCTCAGCGGTGGAGAAGGCGGGCGCCGATCACCTGCTGTTCGTGGTGCATCCGCGCGGCAGCGATTGGACGCTGACCACCATCCGCAAGAGCGGCGACAGTTTCGAGAGCCGCGCTGATCTGCCTGCGGCCTGGGCGGGTCTTATGGATGAGGCGCTTGAGGCGGCCTCTGGTGTCGCAGGGGCAAAATTCTGCCACAACGCGCGCTTCATCGCGGTGGCGCGCACCCGAGAGGCGATTATGGACCTGGCAAATCGCGCTGTTCAGGCGGTGTCGCAGACCAGCGAATAG
- a CDS encoding DUF1772 domain-containing protein produces MIQQTFNILAICGAAGFSGVMLCIGVTLGGYWRSLPPEEFLTWFAANNHFVSNTIPLIVGPTLIGLGGSLWAGWGAPGFALWVASSLCMLVVLGLTFAYFVPTNAAFASKSIEVAATAAKLDQWLMLHQSLSGDAQYQLINVAQWETPEAYQAATALMRETANLPRIEGVVPGPALYNVIRD; encoded by the coding sequence ATGATACAACAGACGTTCAACATCCTCGCGATTTGCGGCGCAGCCGGGTTTTCCGGCGTGATGCTGTGCATCGGGGTCACATTGGGTGGCTACTGGCGCAGCCTGCCACCCGAAGAGTTCCTCACTTGGTTTGCCGCCAACAATCACTTTGTCTCGAACACCATCCCGCTGATCGTGGGGCCGACGCTGATCGGCCTTGGCGGCTCCCTCTGGGCAGGTTGGGGCGCCCCAGGCTTTGCGCTCTGGGTGGCCAGCAGCCTGTGCATGCTGGTGGTTCTGGGGCTGACGTTTGCCTATTTCGTTCCGACGAATGCCGCCTTCGCCAGCAAATCCATTGAGGTCGCGGCCACGGCCGCCAAGCTGGATCAATGGCTCATGCTGCACCAGTCTCTTTCGGGAGATGCGCAGTACCAGCTGATCAACGTCGCCCAGTGGGAAACCCCAGAGGCCTATCAGGCTGCCACCGCCCTGATGCGCGAAACCGCAAATCTGCCCCGTATCGAAGGCGTGGTGCCCGGCCCGGCGCTGTACAATGTGATCCGCGACTGA